In Candidatus Poribacteria bacterium, the following are encoded in one genomic region:
- the mazG gene encoding nucleoside triphosphate pyrophosphohydrolase — MKKELFEELVGVIATLRSENGCPWDREQTHETLKSTLIEETYETLEAIDTGDPKKLKEELGDLLLNIMLQAQIAAEHKDFDIYAVIEILTEKLIRRHPHVFGDIDVEDSDEVVKNWEEIKRQEAGYEDRKSVLDGIPDALPTLLRAQKIQNRAARVGFDWDELADVVAKVDEELQEVKASIKADEPEAVSMELGDLFFAVVNLCRFMEIQAEETLRAANRKFMTRFKWMEAELERRGTSFEAQDLESLDAIWEEAKKAEIDTD; from the coding sequence ATGAAAAAGGAATTGTTTGAAGAACTTGTGGGGGTCATCGCGACATTAAGAAGTGAGAACGGATGTCCGTGGGATCGGGAGCAGACGCATGAAACGCTGAAATCCACACTCATTGAGGAAACTTACGAGACGCTTGAAGCCATTGACACAGGCGACCCGAAGAAATTGAAAGAGGAATTGGGCGATCTCCTGCTGAACATTATGCTCCAAGCACAGATCGCAGCAGAACATAAGGATTTTGACATCTACGCCGTGATCGAAATACTCACAGAGAAACTCATTCGGCGACACCCACACGTCTTTGGTGATATCGACGTTGAGGATTCGGACGAAGTTGTGAAAAACTGGGAAGAGATTAAACGCCAAGAGGCGGGCTACGAGGATCGGAAATCGGTCCTTGATGGGATTCCGGACGCGCTTCCCACACTGCTCCGCGCTCAGAAAATACAGAACCGAGCCGCCCGTGTCGGTTTCGATTGGGATGAACTTGCCGATGTTGTCGCCAAGGTTGACGAAGAACTCCAAGAAGTCAAGGCAAGTATCAAGGCAGATGAACCGGAAGCAGTTTCGATGGAACTCGGCGATCTGTTTTTTGCCGTTGTCAATCTTTGCCGCTTTATGGAGATCCAAGCCGAAGAAACACTGCGGGCGGCGAACCGCAAGTTTATGACACGCTTTAAATGGATGGAAGCAGAATTAGAACGTCGCGGCACCAGTTTTGAAGCACAAGACTTAGAGAGTCTTGATGCAATCTGGGAAGAAGCGAAAAAAGCGGAAATTGACACGGATTAA
- a CDS encoding redoxin domain-containing protein, with protein sequence MDKKRKKPRTAMKLLIVAVISITLFGMFVAVADEKSETAPPKVGDTAPDWTLQDAEEKEHALKKLRGKVVFLIMGNRKIREEDDKWAEAFQKEYGENERVVAYIIGDLRSVPGFIPKRFIRSQLKKNPPAVKFLLDWKGEVHKQYQTEEKKPTLYLISQKGTIVFHRKSDFKADTYAELKKAIDKLLATPDAK encoded by the coding sequence GTGGATAAGAAACGCAAGAAACCGAGGACTGCCATGAAACTACTTATCGTCGCAGTTATCAGCATCACTCTTTTTGGGATGTTCGTGGCTGTTGCCGATGAAAAATCAGAAACAGCACCGCCGAAAGTCGGCGATACAGCACCGGATTGGACGCTCCAAGACGCGGAGGAAAAGGAGCACGCCCTGAAGAAGTTGCGCGGTAAGGTTGTTTTCCTCATTATGGGCAATCGTAAGATTCGGGAAGAAGACGACAAGTGGGCAGAGGCGTTCCAGAAGGAATACGGAGAAAACGAACGGGTTGTCGCCTATATTATTGGTGATTTACGGAGTGTTCCGGGATTCATACCGAAACGATTTATCAGAAGTCAACTGAAGAAAAACCCGCCTGCTGTGAAATTCCTACTGGACTGGAAGGGAGAGGTCCACAAACAGTATCAGACGGAAGAAAAGAAACCGACGCTCTATCTCATCTCACAGAAAGGCACGATTGTGTTCCATCGGAAATCGGATTTCAAAGCAGACACTTATGCTGAACTGAAGAAAGCGATTGACAAACTCTTAGCAACACCCGATGCGAAGTAA
- a CDS encoding sulfatase-like hydrolase/transferase — MNERPNILFINTDQHSWDAISAYGNPFLRTPNIDELHRNGTSFRRSFCTDPVCAAARSSWATGLYTSETGVPFNGGYLHSEIPDLGQLLNAGGYQAFHCGKWHVPGRDVRESFRTLYYGQQDIGAGGAAYYDSASTHAVADFLTNYDKDDPFYLQIGYVDPHDVCEYLHNHEEKHIPNPLEQGIVSEDDLPPLPENFDYDERETVLHRVCRRVDDALIHAAILKGIRGWDELHWRYLRWNYYRFIEKVDAEIGRVLTLLRETSRHNNTLIIFSADHGEACGSHQMFQKFTLYEESIRVPFIVACLGEGIPVEKDRFDETHFISGVDLFPTVCDYAGVDVPEGIQGLSVRPLAEGKGVPWRDYAYIESNYWGRAIVTNQYKYVTEYKPKAIEDFQPPGPDAEQLGLAQLFDRHNDPGETENLAGNPTYDEVVKICRNKLFAQEVRLHRQQIVHPSPKGVISNWGDRLRTYWQMADSH; from the coding sequence ATGAACGAACGCCCCAATATTCTTTTTATTAACACCGACCAGCACTCGTGGGATGCGATTTCGGCTTACGGAAATCCGTTCCTTCGGACACCCAATATCGATGAACTTCATCGGAATGGGACCTCATTTCGCAGATCGTTCTGTACGGATCCGGTGTGTGCTGCCGCTCGTTCCAGTTGGGCAACAGGTTTATACACCTCCGAGACGGGGGTGCCGTTTAACGGTGGGTATTTACACTCAGAAATTCCTGACCTTGGGCAATTGCTCAACGCGGGTGGCTATCAAGCATTCCACTGCGGTAAGTGGCATGTTCCGGGCAGAGATGTCCGCGAGAGTTTTCGGACCCTCTATTATGGGCAACAGGATATTGGCGCAGGCGGTGCCGCATACTACGATTCAGCATCTACGCACGCAGTTGCAGATTTCTTGACAAACTACGACAAAGACGATCCGTTTTATCTCCAAATCGGTTACGTCGATCCGCACGACGTATGCGAATATTTGCACAACCATGAGGAGAAACATATTCCAAACCCGTTGGAGCAGGGAATAGTTTCCGAAGACGATCTGCCACCGCTCCCAGAAAACTTCGATTACGATGAGCGGGAAACGGTGTTACACCGTGTCTGCCGAAGGGTTGACGACGCGCTTATCCACGCGGCGATTCTTAAAGGGATACGGGGCTGGGATGAACTCCACTGGCGTTATCTGAGGTGGAACTATTATCGGTTCATTGAAAAGGTGGACGCAGAAATTGGAAGAGTCCTCACGCTCCTGCGAGAGACATCTCGGCACAATAACACGCTCATTATCTTCAGCGCAGACCACGGGGAGGCATGCGGTAGCCATCAGATGTTCCAGAAATTCACGCTTTACGAAGAGAGCATAAGAGTGCCGTTCATCGTCGCGTGTTTGGGAGAGGGTATTCCTGTAGAGAAGGATCGATTTGACGAAACGCACTTCATCTCAGGTGTTGATCTGTTCCCTACCGTTTGCGATTACGCCGGTGTTGATGTGCCTGAAGGGATACAGGGATTGAGTGTCCGCCCGCTCGCGGAGGGGAAGGGTGTCCCTTGGCGCGATTACGCCTACATAGAGAGCAATTATTGGGGGCGTGCAATTGTCACGAATCAGTATAAATACGTTACAGAATACAAACCGAAAGCAATAGAGGACTTCCAGCCTCCTGGACCAGATGCCGAACAACTTGGACTTGCTCAACTATTTGATCGACACAATGATCCTGGGGAAACAGAAAATTTGGCAGGAAACCCAACTTACGATGAAGTCGTTAAGATATGCAGAAACAAACTATTCGCCCAAGAAGTGAGACTCCATCGGCAACAAATCGTGCATCCAAGCCCGAAGGGAGTCATATCGAATTGGGGCGATCGGTTACGAACATATTGGCAGATGGCAGATAGCCATTAG
- a CDS encoding SDR family NAD(P)-dependent oxidoreductase: protein MKYLVTGCAGFIGWKVTELLLEAGHTVVGIDNLNASYDTQVKQWRLEQLEGTPNFHFHRSDICDRETLQAIFKRDIPTFDAVINLAARAGVRHSVEDPWVYVDTNVTGTLNLLDLCREFEVKKFVLASTSSLYGSNNSLPFSEETNTDGPLSPYAASKKGAESICHSYHHLYGIDVTIFRFFTVYGPAGRPDMSAFRFVHWISEGKPVTVYGDGKESSRDYTYLDDIARGVIAGLKPLKYEVINLGSDSPIVLIDTIRLIEELVGRKAELTHQPFHPADARATWADIRKAEKLLGWRPQASFREGITALVEWYQANREWAKHIQTD from the coding sequence ATGAAATATCTCGTCACCGGTTGCGCTGGATTTATCGGATGGAAAGTGACAGAATTATTGCTGGAGGCTGGTCACACTGTTGTTGGGATTGATAACTTAAATGCCTCGTACGATACGCAAGTCAAGCAGTGGAGGCTTGAGCAACTCGAAGGCACCCCCAATTTCCACTTTCACCGTTCAGACATCTGTGATCGGGAAACATTGCAGGCGATATTCAAGAGGGATATCCCTACATTCGATGCGGTGATTAACCTCGCAGCGCGTGCTGGCGTTCGGCATTCTGTTGAGGATCCATGGGTATACGTGGATACAAACGTGACTGGTACGCTGAATTTACTGGATCTGTGCCGCGAGTTTGAAGTGAAGAAATTTGTGTTGGCATCAACATCAAGTCTATACGGTTCAAATAACAGTCTTCCGTTCAGTGAGGAAACGAATACAGACGGACCTTTGTCCCCTTATGCTGCATCGAAAAAAGGTGCCGAGTCGATTTGCCATAGCTATCACCATCTCTACGGCATCGACGTAACAATTTTCCGTTTTTTCACCGTGTATGGGCCCGCTGGCAGACCCGATATGAGCGCGTTTCGCTTTGTGCATTGGATTAGCGAGGGGAAACCGGTTACCGTCTATGGCGATGGCAAAGAATCTTCACGGGACTATACCTATCTGGATGACATAGCAAGAGGGGTGATTGCGGGGCTGAAACCGCTCAAGTACGAGGTGATTAACCTCGGTTCCGATAGTCCTATTGTGCTGATTGATACGATTCGGTTGATAGAGGAACTGGTTGGTAGAAAAGCCGAACTCACGCACCAACCGTTTCATCCGGCGGATGCCCGCGCCACGTGGGCAGACATCCGTAAAGCGGAAAAACTTTTAGGATGGCGACCGCAAGCCAGTTTCCGTGAAGGAATCACTGCACTTGTAGAGTGGTACCAAGCGAATCGGGAATGGGCAAAACACATCCAGACAGACTAA
- the nfi gene encoding deoxyribonuclease V (cleaves DNA at apurinic or apyrimidinic sites) has protein sequence MAAIQYRALHSWDVSPAEARRLQNELRTQVVKTDQFGKINTVAGVDIGLKKDIARASVVVLSFPELQVVDSVVTESPVRFPYIPGLLSFREIPPLLTAFTQLQTEPDLVIVDGQGIAHPRRFGLASHLGLILDKPTIGCAKSRLWGRYEEPEAEQGSYTCLMDKDEVIGTVVRTRNNVRVVYISIGHRISLDSARTLTLACCRGYRLPETTRYAHNAASSKVSQNMPMVPTP, from the coding sequence GTGGCAGCTATACAGTATCGCGCCCTCCATTCATGGGATGTTTCCCCCGCAGAAGCACGGAGACTCCAAAATGAACTCCGCACGCAGGTGGTTAAAACAGACCAGTTTGGGAAAATCAATACCGTTGCCGGGGTAGATATCGGACTGAAAAAGGACATCGCACGCGCATCCGTGGTCGTCCTGAGCTTTCCCGAGTTGCAGGTGGTAGATAGCGTGGTTACTGAAAGCCCTGTTCGTTTTCCTTATATACCGGGGTTGCTGTCCTTTCGGGAAATCCCGCCCCTATTAACCGCATTCACACAGTTGCAAACCGAACCTGATCTGGTGATAGTGGACGGTCAGGGGATCGCACACCCAAGACGGTTTGGACTCGCATCACATTTAGGGCTAATTTTGGATAAACCGACGATTGGATGTGCAAAATCTCGACTTTGGGGACGATACGAGGAGCCAGAAGCCGAACAGGGATCTTATACCTGCCTGATGGACAAAGACGAGGTGATCGGCACTGTTGTTCGCACGCGTAACAACGTTCGGGTGGTCTACATATCCATAGGACACCGAATCTCTTTGGATTCAGCACGCACCTTGACTCTCGCATGTTGTAGAGGCTACCGATTACCCGAAACAACCCGTTATGCACATAATGCTGCATCCAGTAAAGTTTCCCAAAATATGCCAATGGTTCCAACGCCATGA